The proteins below are encoded in one region of Bifidobacterium dentium JCM 1195 = DSM 20436:
- a CDS encoding alpha-N-arabinofuranosidase, with amino-acid sequence MTPTTGRITVQADDAVADIPPRIFGSFVEHLGRCVYGGIYEPGHPTADENGFRQDVIDLVRELGVTCVRYPGGNFVSAYNWEDGIGPRELRPVRRDLAWHSTETNEVGIDDFYRWSRKAGTEIILAVNMGTRGLKAALEELEYVNGAPGTELADRRVGNGIAEPMDIKMWCIGNEMDGPWQVGHMSPDEYAAAVDRVAHAMKLAESGLELVACGSSSAHMPTFGSWERNVLTKAYDNLDFISCHAYYYERGAKSLQDYLASAQDMQRFIATVAECADEAKAAHHGDHDIALSFDEWGAWYSDVWNRQEAEWKAQSGKNLHHESWPKAPHLLEDIYNAADAVVEGSLMIMLLKHCDRVRSASRAQLVNVIAPIMAEENGPAWRQTVFYPFAEAARHARGTAYSPTIDSPEVGTESFGPTSALDSVITWDDDSRTGLLLMVNRDAVDAHDVVISLAGLPGFDIAACGVDKAIMLHDDDPHRRNTAYDPTAVVPRSLTVTVADGTISSTLPAISWAAVEFHA; translated from the coding sequence ATGACCCCTACAACCGGAAGAATCACGGTACAGGCGGACGATGCCGTCGCCGATATTCCCCCACGCATCTTCGGCTCCTTCGTGGAGCATCTCGGCCGCTGCGTATACGGCGGCATCTACGAGCCCGGCCACCCCACCGCCGATGAGAACGGCTTCAGGCAAGACGTCATCGACCTGGTCAGGGAACTGGGCGTGACCTGTGTGCGCTATCCCGGCGGCAATTTCGTCTCCGCCTACAACTGGGAGGACGGCATCGGCCCGCGCGAACTACGCCCGGTACGGCGCGACCTCGCTTGGCATAGCACCGAAACCAACGAAGTGGGCATCGATGATTTCTATCGTTGGAGCAGGAAGGCCGGCACCGAAATCATACTGGCCGTCAACATGGGCACCCGTGGGTTGAAGGCCGCACTCGAAGAACTGGAGTACGTCAACGGCGCACCTGGCACCGAATTGGCCGACCGCCGTGTAGGCAATGGCATTGCCGAGCCAATGGACATCAAGATGTGGTGCATCGGCAACGAGATGGATGGTCCCTGGCAGGTTGGGCATATGAGCCCCGACGAGTATGCGGCCGCCGTGGACCGCGTCGCACATGCCATGAAGCTGGCGGAATCAGGCTTGGAGCTGGTGGCCTGCGGCTCCTCCAGTGCACATATGCCGACCTTCGGCTCATGGGAACGCAATGTGCTCACCAAGGCATACGACAACCTCGACTTCATCTCCTGCCACGCCTACTACTATGAGCGTGGCGCGAAGTCACTGCAGGATTACTTGGCCAGCGCGCAGGACATGCAGCGATTCATCGCCACGGTCGCCGAATGCGCCGACGAGGCCAAGGCCGCGCACCATGGCGATCATGACATCGCATTGTCGTTCGACGAGTGGGGCGCCTGGTATTCCGACGTATGGAACCGGCAGGAGGCCGAGTGGAAGGCACAGTCCGGCAAGAATCTTCATCATGAGTCGTGGCCAAAGGCACCGCATCTGCTGGAAGACATCTACAATGCGGCCGATGCGGTGGTTGAGGGATCGTTGATGATCATGTTGCTCAAGCATTGCGATCGCGTGCGCTCCGCCTCACGTGCACAGCTGGTCAATGTGATTGCGCCGATCATGGCCGAGGAGAACGGACCGGCGTGGCGTCAAACCGTGTTCTATCCGTTCGCCGAGGCGGCGCGCCATGCCCGCGGCACCGCCTATAGCCCAACCATCGACTCTCCGGAAGTCGGGACGGAATCGTTCGGTCCGACCAGTGCGCTTGATTCGGTGATCACCTGGGATGACGATTCCCGCACCGGCCTGCTGCTGATGGTGAACCGCGATGCGGTCGACGCGCACGACGTCGTCATCTCATTGGCCGGTCTGCCCGGCTTCGATATCGCCGCTTGCGGTGTGGACAAGGCGATTATGCTGCATGACGACGATCCGCATCGCCGCAATACCGCCTACGACCCGACAGCCGTCGTGCCGCGGAGCCTGACCGTTACCGTCGCGGACGGTACCATTTCATCCACTCTGCCGGCAATCAGCTGGGCCGCCGTGGAATTCCACGCATAG